A genomic stretch from Aulosira sp. FACHB-615 includes:
- the fraD gene encoding septal junction protein FraD, with amino-acid sequence MNVLFKDLFGIFKIFEDVYARVKKILVPTQAYAWQTFIYLSVFSGFLSYFANGYIRDIIAFCGWLFLIAGTAWYTTDDPIRVPGTFMPVGALITGFLVSVFAFGNQQDVITPRTIVLWPTISSLITAIPEFFEGTDTDSKAQIPKPEVRQKILILVASCMILSCWIQFYFVMDKWLQEYPSLLADNFQRSTFVRRTDISEKVPKNGVIILDKLQPLVEQQIDERPWSQVEKWLLDAKLQVGNLGNRVIDKQLGKYEEKALWRVEPRVTNTKSGGYVLDLLSIWRGPSSSQKGYYLKKSCRIDPVATSGKKAITSTNPEDKIAVGEIECDRVSKFVAGSPPPQQ; translated from the coding sequence ATGAATGTTTTGTTTAAAGATTTGTTTGGCATATTTAAAATTTTTGAAGATGTCTATGCCAGGGTCAAAAAAATCTTAGTTCCTACTCAAGCCTATGCTTGGCAGACATTTATTTATTTGAGTGTATTTTCAGGATTTTTATCTTATTTTGCCAATGGTTATATCAGAGATATCATTGCATTTTGTGGCTGGTTATTTTTAATTGCTGGCACAGCTTGGTATACCACTGATGATCCCATCAGAGTTCCTGGCACTTTTATGCCTGTGGGTGCATTGATTACAGGATTTTTAGTCAGTGTTTTTGCGTTTGGTAATCAGCAGGATGTAATTACGCCTAGAACCATTGTGCTTTGGCCGACGATATCTTCTTTAATTACAGCAATTCCCGAATTTTTTGAAGGCACAGATACAGATTCTAAAGCGCAAATTCCTAAGCCAGAAGTCAGGCAGAAAATTCTGATTTTAGTAGCCAGTTGTATGATTTTAAGTTGCTGGATACAATTTTACTTTGTCATGGATAAATGGTTACAAGAATATCCTAGTTTGCTGGCCGATAATTTTCAGCGCAGTACCTTTGTCAGAAGAACAGACATTAGCGAAAAAGTGCCAAAAAATGGCGTGATTATTTTAGATAAACTACAACCACTAGTAGAACAGCAAATTGATGAAAGACCTTGGTCACAGGTAGAAAAATGGCTACTAGATGCCAAATTACAAGTAGGCAATTTAGGTAATCGAGTTATTGATAAACAGCTAGGAAAGTATGAAGAAAAAGCTTTGTGGCGAGTTGAACCGCGTGTGACAAATACAAAATCAGGGGGATATGTTTTAGATTTGCTGAGTATTTGGCGTGGCCCTAGTTCTAGTCAAAAAGGATATTATCTGAAAAAATCTTGTCGGATTGATCCGGTAGCAACTTCAGGTAAAAAAGCTATTACAAGCACAAACCCAGAAGACAAAATTGCAGTCGGAGAAATAGAATGCGATCGCGTCAGTAAGTTTGTTGCAGGTTCTCCACCACCACAACAGTAG
- a CDS encoding ABC transporter permease, translating to MRTFVIAKNVFQEVVRDRILYVIGFYTLVLAIAWRVLPEFAATTENKMILDFGIVAINVISLIVAVFIGTGLVKKEIDKRTILVLIAKPVSRSEIIAGKFLGLSAVLAVLISTMTAIYLGFLQIENIPHPTLSIVIAAVFLFLQISLINAVAITLGVFTNALLAITLTFAVYLMGNISQDVVKFGRLSQNPTMERITQGLYLILPDLSRLDLKNDAVYGMQALPNATILITNAAYGVLYCIMLLAIASFVFSKREF from the coding sequence ATGAGAACTTTTGTAATTGCGAAAAATGTATTTCAGGAAGTAGTACGCGATCGCATTTTATATGTGATTGGATTTTATACGTTAGTGCTGGCGATCGCGTGGCGAGTACTACCGGAATTTGCGGCGACTACTGAAAACAAGATGATCTTAGACTTTGGGATAGTGGCGATTAATGTCATTAGCTTAATTGTCGCCGTTTTTATCGGTACAGGACTGGTGAAAAAGGAAATTGATAAACGCACTATTTTAGTGTTAATTGCAAAACCAGTCAGCCGCAGTGAAATTATTGCTGGCAAATTTTTGGGTTTGTCAGCAGTTTTGGCTGTGTTAATCAGCACGATGACGGCCATTTATCTGGGATTTTTGCAAATAGAGAATATCCCTCATCCTACACTTAGTATTGTGATTGCCGCAGTTTTTCTGTTTTTACAGATATCTTTAATCAACGCTGTGGCGATTACACTGGGTGTTTTCACTAATGCTTTACTGGCGATAACGTTAACCTTTGCTGTGTATTTAATGGGGAATATTAGCCAAGATGTAGTTAAATTCGGGCGTTTGAGTCAAAACCCCACAATGGAACGCATCACCCAAGGGTTGTATCTGATTTTGCCAGATTTATCGCGCTTAGATTTAAAAAACGATGCGGTGTATGGAATGCAGGCTTTACCGAATGCAACTATATTAATTACCAATGCTGCTTATGGCGTACTTTATTGTATTATGCTGCTGGCGATCGCTAGTTTCGTCTTCTCTAAGCGGGAGTTTTAA
- a CDS encoding 2Fe-2S iron-sulfur cluster-binding protein: MLESLGRINHPLVRSVAAAATVGSVVTLSTAIIIGFANPKDKSAHQFGVYSSLFGAAAGAVFGLVYTGKDSEDKSTPDISTADSNVWQDWRNFVVVRKVKESEEITSFYLQPEDKGEIPNFQPGQFLTIKLDIPGHNKPVIRTYSLSDYSETSEYYRLSIKRELAPNGLDVMPGVASNFMHDRIQEGAVIPAKPPNGKFVLDVHKSTPAVLISNGVGITPMISMAKACTRLNPQRQVWFIHGARDGQFHAFHDEIMEIAQQNSNLNVHIRYSRPRTEDAGKYQSVGYVDAALVQELCQQEAEYFLCGSTPFIQSVTEGLKAAGVPNNKVFFESFGNPIKTESPKSTQTATQGEEFAEIVFAKSGKTLTWQPSDGTILEFAEANDIDAPFSCRIGVCGTCMCKLREGEVSYQEEPGATIDEGSVLICISQPGSSKLVLDI, translated from the coding sequence ATGCTGGAAAGTCTGGGAAGAATTAACCATCCATTAGTCAGAAGCGTTGCCGCAGCAGCTACCGTTGGTTCAGTAGTTACTTTGTCTACTGCTATTATTATTGGGTTTGCCAATCCTAAAGATAAATCTGCCCATCAATTTGGTGTGTATTCTTCACTATTTGGCGCGGCGGCTGGGGCTGTATTTGGCTTGGTTTACACAGGTAAAGATAGTGAAGATAAATCCACTCCCGACATTTCCACAGCAGACAGCAATGTTTGGCAAGACTGGCGAAATTTTGTTGTGGTTCGCAAGGTAAAAGAAAGCGAAGAAATCACATCTTTTTATTTACAACCAGAGGATAAAGGTGAAATTCCCAACTTTCAACCAGGGCAATTTCTGACGATTAAACTTGATATTCCTGGACATAATAAGCCTGTAATTCGGACTTATTCACTGTCAGATTATTCTGAAACGAGTGAATATTATCGTCTTTCTATTAAACGCGAACTTGCACCCAATGGATTAGATGTCATGCCTGGTGTAGCATCTAATTTTATGCACGATCGCATTCAAGAAGGTGCAGTTATTCCCGCCAAACCACCAAACGGTAAATTTGTGCTGGATGTGCATAAATCTACCCCCGCAGTCTTGATTAGTAATGGTGTGGGAATTACACCGATGATCAGTATGGCGAAAGCTTGTACTCGACTGAATCCTCAGCGTCAGGTTTGGTTTATACATGGTGCAAGAGACGGACAATTCCATGCTTTTCATGATGAAATTATGGAAATTGCCCAACAAAATTCTAATTTAAATGTACATATTCGCTACAGTCGTCCTAGAACAGAAGATGCAGGTAAATATCAAAGTGTAGGATATGTTGATGCAGCTTTAGTGCAGGAATTATGTCAACAAGAAGCGGAATATTTTTTATGTGGTTCAACTCCATTTATTCAGTCTGTTACTGAAGGACTCAAAGCGGCTGGAGTACCTAATAATAAAGTTTTCTTTGAATCCTTCGGGAACCCGATAAAAACTGAGTCGCCAAAATCAACTCAGACTGCAACTCAAGGTGAGGAATTTGCAGAAATTGTCTTTGCTAAATCTGGTAAAACTTTAACATGGCAACCGAGCGATGGCACTATTTTAGAATTTGCCGAAGCTAATGATATTGATGCGCCTTTTAGTTGTCGGATAGGAGTTTGTGGTACTTGTATGTGTAAACTCCGCGAAGGGGAAGTGAGTTATCAAGAAGAACCAGGTGCAACTATTGATGAAGGTTCGGTGTTGATTTGTATTTCTCAACCCGGTAGTTCTAAATTGGTGTTGGATATTTAA